One segment of Ricinus communis isolate WT05 ecotype wild-type chromosome 8, ASM1957865v1, whole genome shotgun sequence DNA contains the following:
- the LOC107261433 gene encoding uncharacterized protein LOC107261433 translates to MQIKSAKFDHSCTKEHYNRHVNAKYIAMKYVERFRVDPSWAIQCIIQTVKEDMAVDVSRLKAWRARNIALKFIDGDEREQLGRLHDYKLELLRSNPGSTTVLHLEEQVFKGLYVCFATLKDGFKYCRPLISIDGCWLKGIYGGQLLTAVAIDANNCIYPVAWAVVQKENKDNWKWFLNLLAADLELNNSHHWTFVSDRQKGLIPAIEEMLPNAEHKFYVRHVHNNFKKNFNTLGLKEGDRFQVVGPGGQFVVDIKDKTCTCRRFDLTGIPCCHAMCAIWYKHDNLENYLDDYYKVSTYLKTYSHLLNPTTSYEFWPRATAPPVLPPAPVQPKQRGRSITKRRLKEDEMTALLQKGKVSKKGSVMT, encoded by the exons ATGCAAATCAAGTCTGCAAAGTTTGATCACAGTTGCACTAAAGAGCACTATAACAGACATGTTAATGCTAAGTACATTGCCATGAAGTATGTGGAAAGGTTTAGGGTTGATCCAAGTTGGGCAATTCAATGTATTATTCAAACTGTTAAGGAGGATATGGCAGTTGATGTGTCTAGGCTAAAGGCTTGGAGAGCTAGGAACATTGCTCTGAAGTTCATTGATGGTGATGAAAGAGAGCAATTGGGTAGACTGCATGATTATAAACTTGAGTTACTAAGGAGTAATCCTGGGTCCACAACTGTGCTACATTTGGAGGAACAAGTATTCAAGGGTTTATATGTCTGTTTTGCTACCCTAAAGGATGGATTCAAGTATTGCAGACCTTTAATATCAATTGATGGTTGCTGGTTGAAGGGAATTTATGGTGGGCAGCTACTAACAGCTGTGGCAATTGATGCCAACAACTGTATTTATCCAGTTGCTTGGGCAGTTGTTCAAAAGGAGAACAAGGATAACTGGAAATGGTTCCTAAACCTACTAGCAGCTGACTTGGAACTCAACAACAGTCACCACTGGACCTTTGTGAGTGACAGACAGAAG gGTTTAATTCCTGCAATTGAAGAGATGCTTCCCAATGCAGAACACAAATTTTATGTTAGACATGTCCACaataatttcaagaaaaattttaatacattaGGACTAAAAGA GGGGGATAGATTTCAGGTGGTTGGTCCTGGAGGGCAGTTTGTGGTTGACATTAAGGACAAAACATGTACTTGTAGGAGGTTTGATTTAACTGGCATACCATGCTGCCATGCAATGTGTGCAATCTGGTATAAGCATGATAATCTTGAGAATTATCTAGATGATTATTACAAGGTCAGTACTTATTTAAAAACATACAGCCACTTGCTAAACCCTACTACTAGCTATGAATTTTGGCCAAGAGCCACAGCACCACCTGTGCTACCTCCTGCTCCAGTTCAACCAAAACAGAGAGGCAGATCTATTACAAAGAGGAGATTAAAAGAAGATGAGATGACAGCTCTACTACAAAAGGGCAAAGTAAGCAAAAAAGGCTCAGTGATGACTTGA